A genomic stretch from Sulfobacillus thermosulfidooxidans includes:
- a CDS encoding DUF2250 domain-containing protein, with amino-acid sequence MDRKLDETDIKLLKYFKTLGPDYAKLLAARFNMDVAAMRERLNYLESLNFIERVEGRIVKYYHRRMKSVKHRNHTYYMISREGDHFLRQQEEVPEITWKKPRR; translated from the coding sequence ATGGACCGTAAACTCGATGAGACAGATATTAAGCTCCTGAAGTATTTTAAAACGCTAGGGCCAGATTATGCGAAATTATTAGCCGCACGCTTTAACATGGATGTAGCGGCTATGCGTGAACGCCTCAATTATTTAGAATCGCTGAACTTCATTGAACGGGTGGAAGGCCGGATTGTCAAGTATTATCACCGACGTATGAAAAGTGTCAAACACCGCAATCATACGTACTATATGATATCGCGCGAAGGCGATCATTTTCTTCGTCAACAAGAAGAAGTGCCGGAAATCACGTGGAAAAAACCCCGGCGATAG
- a CDS encoding LCP family protein: MKRSDLTKKTRRKRGRFWAWLLGIILILGMAGYGVYQYYANPKNLLLTPKVIHYNQASGNPAFDHRITFLLMGSSLATVNNQVIKNGKVRDRADTIILVSFDPQTKKIGVLSIPRDTRVFIPGIGKTKIAEATYFGGVPEMIRVIQNTFHVPVDYYAYMSMFQFEKVINDMGGLTVNVPQNEVYEANGDPLGINLKKGIHHLNGKQVLEFARFRETQMGDIGRIQQQQQLLRDIAQQMLKPQNIIHWPKIAHDVIQALSYTNLSVNQLIALGLAAQHVPLHTVRFATVPGYGSTYMDPYMHQQLSYWTYDPHLTNILIQDVLLASPLTKAQKKSLKIFVASGTSTLAPAEELAHLLTAQGYSVVGIGWANHHNHHRTVILNTTGDKWLGSRLASLTGPSVNSFTAYHTTPWDVKITVGSDFSPPKS; encoded by the coding sequence ATGAAACGTTCGGATTTAACTAAAAAGACACGGCGAAAACGAGGACGATTTTGGGCGTGGCTTCTAGGCATAATCTTGATATTAGGCATGGCGGGATATGGCGTATATCAATATTATGCGAATCCGAAAAACTTGTTGTTGACACCCAAAGTAATCCACTATAACCAAGCCTCCGGCAATCCAGCATTCGATCATCGCATAACATTTTTACTTATGGGAAGTTCATTGGCGACGGTAAACAATCAGGTTATCAAAAATGGTAAAGTGCGTGACCGGGCCGATACCATCATTCTCGTGTCTTTCGACCCGCAGACAAAAAAAATTGGCGTGTTATCCATTCCCCGCGATACGAGGGTCTTTATTCCTGGCATTGGTAAAACGAAGATCGCAGAGGCTACGTATTTTGGCGGTGTCCCGGAAATGATCCGGGTGATTCAAAATACGTTTCATGTGCCCGTTGATTATTATGCTTATATGAGCATGTTCCAATTTGAAAAAGTCATTAACGATATGGGCGGACTGACAGTGAATGTGCCGCAAAATGAAGTCTATGAAGCCAATGGGGATCCTTTGGGCATTAATTTAAAGAAAGGGATTCATCATTTAAATGGTAAACAAGTTTTAGAATTTGCACGGTTTCGGGAAACGCAGATGGGTGATATTGGTCGAATTCAACAGCAGCAACAGCTATTACGAGATATAGCTCAACAGATGTTGAAACCTCAAAATATTATTCATTGGCCAAAAATCGCTCATGACGTTATTCAAGCCCTGAGTTATACGAATCTCTCTGTCAATCAATTAATTGCATTAGGGTTAGCTGCTCAACACGTACCACTTCATACCGTCCGTTTCGCAACAGTGCCGGGATATGGATCGACGTATATGGATCCGTATATGCATCAACAGCTTAGTTATTGGACGTATGACCCGCATTTAACCAATATCTTGATTCAAGATGTATTATTAGCTTCGCCATTAACGAAAGCGCAAAAGAAAAGCTTAAAAATATTTGTTGCGAGTGGAACCAGCACGCTTGCTCCCGCCGAAGAGTTAGCACACCTCTTAACAGCGCAAGGTTATAGTGTGGTGGGAATTGGATGGGCTAATCACCATAATCATCACCGCACCGTCATTCTAAACACCACGGGGGATAAGTGGTTGGGTTCGCGATTGGCATCGTTAACGGGTCCGTCAGTCAATTCTTTTACGGCGTATCATACAACACCGTGGGATGTCAAAATTACGGTTGGAAGTGATTTTTCTCCACCAAAATCGTAA
- a CDS encoding sulfocyanin-like copper-binding protein gives MKHVTKWGAIAAIGLATVGLAGCGTAPIDASQFMQVHPASKTVDLKIVGEYSSSQQVNTFDGYTNGQLVVTIPVGYHVNMDFVNNGPIPEAIGIYKHDHLAFPNAGMPYQQVMVNPSAGLLPGQSQSFSFTATQVGTYKLANVLNGNNNNSPTSGQWDIVKVVSSGSPSMSTT, from the coding sequence ATGAAACACGTCACAAAGTGGGGGGCAATCGCCGCCATAGGATTAGCCACCGTCGGATTGGCCGGTTGTGGCACAGCTCCAATCGATGCATCACAATTTATGCAAGTTCATCCCGCTTCAAAAACTGTGGACTTGAAAATTGTCGGGGAATACAGTAGTAGTCAACAGGTTAATACTTTTGACGGATATACCAACGGGCAATTGGTCGTGACCATTCCGGTCGGTTATCACGTCAACATGGATTTTGTGAACAATGGTCCTATTCCCGAAGCCATAGGGATTTATAAGCATGACCATTTAGCATTTCCTAATGCCGGTATGCCCTATCAGCAAGTCATGGTTAACCCTTCAGCAGGACTCTTACCGGGACAGTCGCAATCATTTAGTTTTACTGCGACACAAGTCGGAACCTATAAATTAGCAAATGTTCTAAATGGTAATAACAATAATTCCCCTACAAGCGGACAATGGGACATTGTTAAAGTTGTCTCATCAGGCTCACCGAGTATGTCCACCACTTGA
- a CDS encoding sulfocyanin-like copper-binding protein — MLTLLSSLFFVLGFPSHPSRSSSAQWLQIDPRRHTATLMVIAHFNDMNNGYNLNGGYNGNMTINIPESTRVTVTFINNAPHQFHSLALIGPHGLSATRPILAGASISAPLQGIIGPHSYAVFTFMTPNRPRHYRLACLRPGHLGYGMYLDLNVTPSNQ; from the coding sequence TTGTTGACATTACTTTCGTCCCTTTTTTTTGTGTTGGGTTTTCCTAGCCATCCTTCTCGCTCATCTTCTGCACAGTGGTTGCAAATTGATCCCCGAAGACATACTGCAACATTGATGGTGATCGCCCATTTTAATGACATGAACAACGGCTATAACCTCAACGGCGGTTATAACGGCAATATGACCATCAATATTCCAGAAAGTACCCGGGTCACAGTAACATTCATTAACAACGCGCCCCATCAATTCCATTCCTTAGCATTAATTGGTCCCCATGGGCTGAGCGCCACTCGTCCCATCCTTGCCGGTGCCAGTATATCGGCTCCACTTCAGGGCATTATTGGCCCACATAGCTACGCCGTCTTTACCTTTATGACGCCAAACCGGCCCCGCCATTACCGGCTGGCTTGTCTCCGACCGGGCCACCTCGGCTATGGAATGTATTTAGATCTCAACGTGACGCCTTCAAATCAATAA